TGTTGCGTCTGCTCGACAGTGGTCCATTtctcaaatggatgttaaaaacGCCTTCTTGAACGGGACTCTTCAAGAATAAGTTTACATGGTTCCTCCACCAGGTGTTCCTCATAATTCAGGAGAAGTTTGCAGATTGAAGAATGCTctttatgggcttaaacaagctccTTGAGCCTGGTTTGAAATTTTTTCCATCGTGATTACTTCTCTCGGCTTCCACCCCAGTGCTCATGATTCAGCTCTCTTTGTTAGGTGTACTTCTTCTGGCCGCACTTTACTctctttatatgttgatgatatgattatcACCGGTGATGATGCGAATGGGATAACGGAATTGAAAACGCACTTGACTCGTGAATTTctgatgaaagatttgggttccctacggtactttttagggatagaagtaGCTTACTCTCCTCATGGCTATCTTCTTTCTCAATCTAAGTGCATTGCTGATATTCTCGATCAGGCTCGTCTCTCTGATGCTCGCACTGTTGATACCCCTCTTGAGCTTAATGCCAGGTATTCTTCATCTGATGGTGTTGCCTTGTCAGATCCCTCTCTATATCGCACTCTGGTTGGTAGCTTAGTGTACCTTACTATCACCGGGCCAGACATCGCTTATGCATTTCACATTGTCAGTCAGTTTGTTGCATCTCCCACTACCGTTCTTTGGGCAGCTATGCTTCGTATTCTTCGATATCTTCGGGGAACTCAATTTCAGAGTCTGTTTTTTCCATCTACGTCTACTTTAGAGTTACGTGCCTACTCAGATGTAGATTGGGGTGGTGATTGTACTGATCGCAAATCTACCActggtttttgtatatttttgggaGATCCTCTTATTTCTTGGAAGAGTAAAGAACAGACTGTTGTCTCTCGATCGTCTACAGAAGCAGAATATCGTGCCATGGCCTCCACTACCgctgaaattgtttggttgcgttggttacttgctgatatgggtgttattctctcagatcccactccgatg
The genomic region above belongs to Humulus lupulus chromosome 1, drHumLupu1.1, whole genome shotgun sequence and contains:
- the LOC133822113 gene encoding uncharacterized mitochondrial protein AtMg00810-like, with translation MIITGDDANGITELKTHLTREFLMKDLGSLRYFLGIEVAYSPHGYLLSQSKCIADILDQARLSDARTVDTPLELNARYSSSDGVALSDPSLYRTLVGSLVYLTITGPDIAYAFHIVSQFVASPTTVLWAAMLRILRYLRGTQFQSLFFPSTSTLELRAYSDVDWGGDCTDRKSTTGFCIFLGDPLISWKSKEQTVVSRSSTEAEYRAMASTTAEIAAWKRRRKKEREKNGGYHG